The following proteins come from a genomic window of Mucinivorans hirudinis:
- a CDS encoding Integrase IntN1, whose translation MSKFSYNISSVADQNGESEVIMRIYVTRDSRFRIKSGIRLDPKRWGKKNEINIPLVDSPERDELLEKRTKLKALTEYLETEILNMSDRELITKEWLEKRVAMYHKPVRKKREKETAPPETIFTIFEQYLATQKFSEVRRKNLRVLLRTLQRYELYKRVTGSRRFELTFDYLTADTLSDIEDFISTEPDVFRKHPEIYEAIPYATRTSFKTPTPRVRKEEYKRKLSEPGERGLNTVCDLMGKFRSFVIWSFDSGYAKTNPFRRYTVGECVYGTPFYISNDERQRLYNADLSHNKQLETQRDIFVFQCFVGCRVSDLYKMTYNNIIDGAIEYIPRKTKEDRPITVRVPLSKTACEIIEKYRDAERGVLFPFIVEQKYNQYIKEALREAGVTRTVTIIDQKTRTEVQKQIWEVASSHMARRSFIGNIYKQVKDPNLVGALSGHKEGSRAFARYRAIDDDIKKELIGMLE comes from the coding sequence ATGTCAAAATTCAGTTATAATATCTCTTCTGTTGCCGACCAAAATGGTGAATCGGAGGTCATAATGCGTATCTATGTTACTCGTGATAGTCGCTTTCGGATTAAGTCGGGCATTCGTCTCGACCCAAAGCGGTGGGGCAAGAAGAATGAGATAAACATTCCGCTTGTCGACAGTCCGGAGCGTGACGAGCTTCTGGAGAAACGCACCAAGCTAAAAGCCTTGACAGAGTATCTTGAAACGGAGATTCTCAATATGAGCGATCGTGAGCTAATCACAAAAGAGTGGTTGGAGAAGCGTGTGGCAATGTATCATAAGCCTGTCCGCAAAAAGAGAGAAAAGGAAACCGCTCCGCCTGAAACCATATTCACCATATTTGAGCAGTACCTCGCTACGCAAAAGTTTTCGGAAGTTCGCCGTAAAAATCTACGAGTGCTGCTCCGCACCTTGCAACGCTACGAGCTATACAAACGTGTTACGGGCAGTCGCCGCTTTGAACTCACATTCGACTATCTGACAGCCGACACGCTATCTGACATTGAAGATTTCATCTCCACTGAACCCGATGTTTTCAGGAAGCATCCCGAAATATACGAGGCAATACCATACGCCACAAGGACAAGCTTCAAAACGCCAACCCCAAGAGTCCGCAAAGAGGAGTATAAACGCAAACTAAGCGAGCCGGGCGAAAGAGGATTGAACACAGTGTGCGATTTGATGGGTAAATTTCGCTCGTTTGTCATTTGGTCTTTCGATAGCGGGTATGCAAAAACAAACCCCTTTAGGCGTTATACGGTTGGTGAATGTGTATATGGAACGCCTTTCTACATCTCAAATGATGAGCGGCAGCGGTTGTATAATGCCGACCTCTCGCATAACAAACAACTCGAAACGCAGCGTGATATTTTTGTTTTTCAATGTTTTGTCGGTTGTCGAGTGAGCGACCTCTACAAAATGACCTACAACAACATCATTGACGGAGCGATTGAATACATCCCTCGAAAAACCAAGGAGGATAGACCCATTACAGTGCGTGTGCCGTTGAGTAAAACAGCCTGTGAGATTATCGAAAAATATCGTGATGCGGAGCGTGGCGTGCTCTTTCCGTTCATTGTTGAACAGAAATACAATCAATACATCAAAGAGGCTCTGCGTGAAGCAGGTGTGACTCGCACTGTTACGATTATCGACCAAAAGACCAGAACAGAGGTGCAAAAACAGATTTGGGAGGTGGCATCATCGCATATGGCTCGTCGCAGCTTCATCGGCAACATCTACAAACAGGTCAAAGACCCAAACCTTGTCGGAGCACTGAGCGGACACAAGGAGGGCAGCCGAGCTTTCGCCCGCTACCGAGCCATCGACGACGACATCAAAAAGGAGCTAATCGGAATGTTGGAATAA